The Malassezia japonica chromosome 5, complete sequence genome contains a region encoding:
- the OPT8 gene encoding OPT super (EggNog:ENOG503NVY1; TransMembrane:15 (i29-49o61-84i96-121o141-159i224-246o266-285i292-311o326-348i399-417o423-443i515-532o567-587i608-627o633-650i662-685o); COG:S) encodes MSAEQGADPPRVAERHTTWRCDDELTPRAILMGVVVGGLITFTNLYLGLQSGWISTMTLQGSLLGYALFKLIPMSIEVGGYRIVLMSTPLTMKENVVIQTVASAIGSLPLVSGAIGVLPALGLLDEEQDGVGPLIFSQVSLWLWTFGLAFAGIFFASPLREPMILQEKLPFPSGSATAQLVSLLHRTPLKRNPIPVSEPVQGTEEGSGVALPSDVSNDEVKRSWAVLIGSLALSCTVTLASFFVPVLYALPVFDLLSPPGDSLTRWGWWFTPSFSYIGQGMIMGLPTSVHMVLGALVGWGILSPLAHHFHWTQGEPLDPEDGGRGWILWVSLAVMCAESIIGVVTLIISSGTRDFTDWWSGAEQRAGERERLMNDANASDVTLPEDDDEPPHRKTPMSWVVGGLIISSIVGVIAVAGAVGSHIAAWATFVAFILASLFSVLAVRALGETDLNPVSGVAKISQLLYGALQPGNVVANLIAGAIAESGAMQAGELMQDYKTGHLVGVAPWNQFRGQLLGSLLGIAFTVFGYSIYRSTYPIPGPQFPAPTATIWLNLARLINQGTLPSTVPTFMILFFVLFGVTGILHAIARSRRLRRERSPRRRHEPAAIWEHCALAFPSGIAFATGIMNTPNFSLARLLGGIGAAWYARYVQRKKVSNELGQLLVIVVASGFVLGEGFASIAGLMLTSNNAQPLTCYGCRYGCAGGC; translated from the exons ATGAGCGCGGAGCAAGGCGCGGATCCGCCGCgcgtggccgagcgccataCTACATGGCGGTGCGACGATGAATTGACG CCCCGCGCTATCCTGATGGGGGTCGTGGTCGGAGGGCTGATCACCTTTACCAATCTTTATCTCGGCCTGCAGTCGGGATGGATCAGCACCATGACGCTACAAGGCAGCTTGTTGGGCTACGCCCTCTTTAAGCTCATACCGATGTCGATCGAAGTGGGGGGCTACCGCATCGTGCTCATGTCCACGCCGCTGACCATGAAAGAGAACGTGGTGATTCAGACGGTCGCAAGCGCCATCGGCTCGCTGCCCCTCGTCTCGGGCGCGATCGGCGTGCTCCCGGCGCtgggcctgctcgacgaggagcaggacGGCGTCGGCCCGCTCATTTTCTCGCAGGTGTCGCTCTGGCTCTGGACCTTTGGCCTGGCCTT CGCCGGCATTTTCTTCGCAAgcccgctgcgcgagccgaTGATTTTGCAGGAGAAATTGCCGTTTCCCAGCgggtcggcgacggcgcagctcgtgtcgctgctgcaccgcaCGCCCCTCAAACGCAATCCGATCCCGGTATCGGAGCCCGTGCAAGGGACCGAAGAgggctcgggcgtcgcACTCCCGTCGGACGTAAGCAACGACGAGGTCAAGCGGAGCTGGGCCGTGCTCATCGGCTCGCTCGCTCTTTCTTGCACCGTGACACTCGCATCCTTTTTTGTGCCGGTGCTCTACGCATTGCCAGTCTTTGATCTGCtctcgccgccgggcgacTCGCTCACGCGCTGGGGCTGGTGGTTTACGCCGTCCTTTAGTTATATCGGCCAGGGGATGATTATGGGCCTCCCGACCTCGGTGCACAtggtgctcggcgcatTGGTCGGCTGGGGCATTCTTTCGCCACTCGCGCACCACTTTCACTGGACGCagggcgagccgctcgaccCAGAGGATGGCGGCCGCGGTTGGATCCTCTGGGTTTCGCTCGCGGTGATGTGTGCAGAAAGCATTATCGGCGTCGTGACGCTCATCATCTCGTCCGGCACGCGTGACTTTACCGACTGGTggagcggcgcggagcagcgcgccggcgagcgcgagcgtctgaTGAACGACGCGAACGCGTCGGATGTCACGCTgcccgaggacgacgacgagccgccgcacCGCAAGACGCCCATGAGCTGGGTCGTGGGCGGCCTGATTATTTCGAGCATTGTCGGCGTGAttgccgtcgccggcgccgttGGCTCGCACATTGCGGCGTGGGCAACGTTTGTCGCGTTCATTCTCGCGAGTCTCTTTTccgtgctcgccgtgcgcgccctCGGCGAGACCGACTTGAATCCGGTGAGCGGCGTGGCAAAGATCAGCCAGCTGCTCTACGGCGCACTGCAGCCTGGCAACGTGGTGGCGAACCTGATTGCGGGTGCCATTGCCGAGTCTGGCGCGATGCAGGCCGGTGAGCTGATGCAGGACTACAAGACGGGCCACCTAGTTGGCGTCGCGCCCTGGAACCAGTTCCGTGGCCAGCTGCTGGGTAGCCTGCTCGGCATTGCCTTTACCGTCTTTGGCTACTCGATCTATCGCTCGACGTACCCCATCCCCGGCCCCCAGTTTCCCgcaccgacggcgacgatcTGGCTGAATCTCGCACGTCTGATCAACCAAggcacgctgccgagcaccgtgcCGACCTTTATGATTCTCTTCTTTGTGCTCTTTGGTGTGACGGGCATTCTGCATGCGAtcgcgcgcagccggcgcctgcgccgcgagcgttccccccggcggcggcacgagccCGCGGCGATCTGGGAGCACTGCGCGCTGGCGTTCCCCAGCGGCATTGCCTTTGCGACCGGCATCATGAACACGCCCAACTTTTCGCTTGCGCGCCTACTgggcggcatcggcgctgcgtggtACGCACGCTACGTGCAGCGCAAAAAAGTGTCTAACGAGCTAGGCCAGCTGCTGGTGATTGTCGTCGCGTCGGGCTttgtgctcggcgagggctTTGCCAGCATCGCGGGGCTGATGCTCACGAGCAACAACGCGCAGCCGCTCACGTGCTATGGGTGTCGATATGGATGTGCCGGAGGCTGTTAA
- a CDS encoding uncharacterized protein (EggNog:ENOG503NUMT; COG:U) has protein sequence MAEPGRDHKFFQYASVEELHADLTADKRDKGYARKKATLKKIIANATMGNDMAPLFPEVVECIEIPAVDIKKMVYLYLVNYGKSNEAYLPACVRGFLADCADPNPMIRALALRTMAYIQSPLMFDAMVVPLRRAIRDKDPYVRKTAAMCIAKMYIYDRRLVHENQFIESLRDMLVDENSTVVSNAVAALYDITERSDEIQLCINYNIAGKLVAVLGQCSEWGQTYILEILLFFVPESTHQAEQLAERVSVHLQQTSASVILTACKAILYLMNYVASAEFREMLSKKMSAALVTLLTSPPELQPLVLHHDIKFFFCKYNDPLYIKVTKLEIIGRLVHEDNALVVLPELQDYASEIDVDFARKAVSTIGRIALRLEKAADKYVDVLRNMLDDGAPYVVQEVIIVAKDIFRKYPDRYIGLLKILCEHLGALDEPQAKVAMIWILGQYAERIENSEELLDDFLYTFLEEPVEIQLALLTATVKLFLKRPNAGSALVPKVLKWATQDVKNPDCRDRGFMYWRLLSSDPAIAKKVVLTELPC, from the exons ATGGCCGAGCCGGGGCGCGACCACAAGTTCTTCCAGTATgcgagcgtcgaggagctACATGCGGACCTGACGGCGGATAAGCGCGATAAGGGGTATGCGCGGAAGAAGGCGACGCTCAAAAAGATTATTGCAAATGCTACGATGGGCAACGACATGGCCCCCCTGTTTCCCGAAGTGGTGGAGTGCATCGAGATTCCTGCGGTGGACATCAAAAAGATGGTTT ATTTGTACCTTGTGAACTACGGGAAGTCGAACGAAGCGTACCTGCCGGCATGCGTCCGGGGGTTCCTCGCCGACTGCGCCGATCCCAACCCCATGATCCGTGCACTGGCGCTGCGGACTATGGCCTATATCCAGAGCCCACTCATGTTTGATGCGATGGTCGTaccgctgcggcgcgcgatcCGCGACAAGGATCCATACGTGCGCAAGACGGCCGCGATGTGCATCGCCAAGATGTACATTTACGATCGCAGACTCGTCCACGAGAACCAGTTTATCGAGAGCCTTCGTGACATGCTCGTGGATGAGAACTCGACTGTGGTATCGAATGCGGTCGCAGCGCTCTACGATAtcaccgagcgcagcgacgaaATCCAGCTGTGCATCAACTACAATATTGCGGGgaagctcgtcgcggtTCTCGGGCAGTGCTCGGAATGGGGGCAGACGTACATTCTCGAAATTCTTCTTTTTTTTGTGCCTGAATCGACGCATCAGGCAGAGCAGCTGGCAGAGCGCGTGAGCGTGCATTTGCAGCAGACAAGCGCATCGGTGATTCTCACAGCGTGCAAGGCCATCCTGTACCTAATGAACTACGTGGCCAGCGCCGAATTCCGCGAAATGCTCTCGAAGAAAATGAGCGCGGCTCTCGTCACACTGCTTACGTCTCCGCCCGAGCTGCA GCCGCTCGTCCTGCACCACGATATCAAGTTTTTCTTTTGCAAGTACAACGATCCCCTATACATCAAGGTAACCAAGCTCGAAATCATCGGTCGATTGGTCCACGAAGACAATGCATTGGTCGTCCTGCCAGAACTGCAGGACTATGCCTCGGAAATTGACGTGGACTTTGCCCGGAAGGCAGTGAGCACAATCGGCCGCATCGCTCTGCGCCTCGAAAAGGCCGCAGACAAGTATGTTGATGTGCTGCGGAATatgctcgacgacggcgcaccGTACGTGGTGCAAGAAGTGATTATCGTGGCCAAGGACATCTTCCGCAAATACCCCGATCGCTACATTGGCTTGCTCAAGATTCTGtgcgagcacctcggcgcgctcgacgagccccAGGCAAAGGTCGCGATGATCTGGATCCTGGGGCAGTACGCGGAACGAATTGAAAACAGCGaagagctcctcgacgactTCCTCTACACGTTCCTCGAAGAGCCCGTGGAAATTCAGCTGGCCTTGCTCACGGCGACGGTCAAGCTGTTCTTGAAGCGGCCCAACGCAGGCAGCGCGTTGGTTCCCAAGGTGCTAAAATGGGCCACGCAAGATGTCAAGAACCCAGACTGCCGCGACCGGGGGTTCATGTACTGGCGCCTGCTCTCCTCTGACCCAGCCATCGCCAAAAAGGTGGTGCTCACCGAGCTGCCG TGCTAG
- the utp15 gene encoding U3 small nucleolar RNA-associated protein 15 (EggNog:ENOG503NXEF; COG:S; BUSCO:EOG09261MMR) — protein sequence MEYQPLRAPAAAAPSAALQQPSESLYWRKQFQSPIFLKEFAPVTCINFVPTPSSVGEDEGSSAVGSSRSRFAVTTGTRVQIYSMRTSRVVKTITRFKDVARSAHFRSDARLLVAGEDNGTVQIFDTNSRTILRTFHGHQLPVHVSKFSPNPTQVLTASDDCTVRIWDVPEQREVRTFEGHTDYVRAATVSPDNANLVLSGSYDSTVRLWDLRMAERGGEAMQMEHGAPVEDVLVYPTGGGGIALSAGGPVVRVWDLLSGGRCTHAISNHQKTITSLALSVDSGAGFTSSQGSGGMRVMSAGLDHLVKVYDPAQDYRVTHTMRYPAPILSLAVAPDESHIATGMADGTLCIRKRELKASELQSRERRRDAFRTGAYEHFVDTTPANAPARASAATGSEELAAESRRRQRLKRYDQLLKAFRYRDALDASLQHGVPASVTFALLMELIRRSPSGQADGLRRAISGRDDVTLEPLLRFLLRHATNPQYTSLVCDTLNMVIDTYASVLGQSPIIDDLFGRIWSKLAEEMRLQTQLTQVNGALEMILARSALAAAST from the coding sequence ATGGAGTACCAGCCGttgcgagcgccggcggcggcggcgccgagtgcggcgctgcagcagccATCTGAGTCGCTGTACTGGCGCAAGCAGTTCCAGTCGCCCATCTTTTTGAAAGAGTTTGCACCGGTGACGTGCATCAATTTTGTGCCGACcccgtcgagcgtcggcgaaGACGAaggctcgagcgcggtcGGCAGCTCGCGTAGCCGGTTTGCGGTGAcgaccggcacgcgcgtACAGATATACAGCATGCGCACCAGCCGCGTGGTCAAGACCATTACGCGCTTCAAGGacgtggcgcgcagcgcgcactTTCGCTCCGACGCCCGCCTGCTGGTCGCGGGCGAGGACAATGGCACAGTGCAAATCTTTGACACAAACTCGCGCACGATTCTGCGTACCTTTCACGGGCATCAGCTCCCGGTACACGTGTCCAAGTTCTCGCCGAACCCCACGCAGGTGCTCACTGCCTCGGACGACTGTACCGTGCGCATCTGGGACGTgcccgagcagcgcgaggtgcgcacaTTTGAAGGACACACGGACTATGTGCGTGCCGCGACCGTGTCGCCCGACAATGCCAATCTCGTGCTCTCTGGCTCATACGACTCGACCGTGCGCCTGTGGGATCTGCGCATGGCCGAGCGTGGTGGCGAGGCGATGCAGAtggagcacggcgcgccggtcgaggaCGTGCTCGTGTACCCCactggcggcggcggcattGCGCTCAGCGCAGGCGGCCCGGTGGTGCGTGTGTGGGATTTGCTGAGTGGCGGCCGCTGCACGCACGCCATTTCGAACCACCAAAAGACCATCACCTCGCTCGCGCTGTCGGTCGACTCGGGCGCCGGCTTCACGTCGAGTCAAGGCAGTGGCGGCATGCGCGTGATGAGCGCGGGTCTCGACCACCTCGTCAAGGTGTACGACCCCGCCCAGGACTATCGTGTGACGCATACGATGCGATACCCCGCGCCGATCCTCAGTCTAGCTGTTGCGCCGGACGAGAGCCATATCGCGACCGGCATGGCGGACGGCACTCTGTGCAtccgcaagcgcgagctcaAGGCTTCCGAGCTGCAGagccgcgagcgtcgccgcgacgcgttccGCACCGGTGCGTACGAGCACTTTGTCGATACCACGCCCGCGAAtgcgccggcacgcgcctcggcggcgaccggcagcgaggagctggcggccgagtcgcggcggcggcagcgtctCAAGCGGTACGACCAGCTGCTCAAGGCATTCCGctaccgcgacgcgctcgacgcgagTCTGCAGCACGGCGTACCCGCCAGTGTGACGTTTGCGCTGCTCATGGAGCTCATCCGCCGTTCGCCGAGCGGCCAGGCCGACggtctgcgccgcgccatttccgggcgcgacgacgtgaCGCTCGAGCCTCTGCTGCGCTTCCTACTGCGCCACGCGACCAACCCGCAGTACACGAGCCTGGTGTGCGACACGCTGAACATGGTCATCGACACCTACGCCTCGGTGCTGGGCCAGTCGCCGATCATTGACGATCTGTTCGGCCGTATTTGGAGCAAGCTTGCGGAGGAGATGCGTCTACAGACGCAACTCACGCAGGTAAACGGCGCCCTGGAAATGATCCTCGCCCGCTccgccctcgccgccgcctcgacgtaG
- a CDS encoding uncharacterized protein (TransMembrane:1 (i104-126o); EggNog:ENOG503NUWF; COG:G; CAZy:GH16), which produces MSGRRALRAHEEDSPDSLRPAIPPTAVSNATPTRQRPRSGLVLDISDRSTATGHSMTPTANGVPLVEASSSRKRPYSAEPDDYLHIPDKNPNARSRHPTWRGCINVLTLLLIACALIMLFAGYPIIANIDKLYGRTNVNGKQQVKADVQQLPVRQLIDTDTPTEAKTRTSETSNAKYELVFSDEFNQAGRTFWPGDDPFWEAGNFWYGATFDYEWYTPEAIVTTTEPKSGAGVLEITLDQEIEHGQFFRSGMLQSWNKFCFQGGYIETRVMFPGGPLTKGYWPGFWLMGNLGRPGFPASNDGMWPYVYEECDVGIMPNQTEQGGKSPQGAVNGGNNNQRISILPGMRLSSCTCPGEDHPGPSNKVARMAPEIDILELQVDVNKGGSYASQSFQMAPFDYKYDWNANKSSYHIFNSKITDENTYKGGNLQEAVSCVTRVPDEAFEEAEAATFTTMGMEYVPDFDNTGQGYITFYVNGTRSWTILSGVLDPDGPTDIGNRIFPKEPMSIIMNLGIADGFQQVSWSGKNKVDFPAKMRFDYVRVYQPQGTDPSRMSCDPPDYPTKDYINRHKDLYYNNNLTYYTNGSVNNKQNTWPMNKMTGGC; this is translated from the exons ATGTCTGGCCGCCGTGCCCTTCGTGCGCATGAAGAGGACTCGCCTgactcgctgcgccccgcCATCCCCCCCACGGCGGTGAGCAatgcgacgccgacgcgccagCGTCCCCGCAGCGGACTTGTGCTGGATATTTCGGATCGCTCCACTGCGACTGGGCATAGCATGACACCCACGGCGAACGGCGTTCCGCTCGTGGAGGCGAGCAGTAGCCGCAAGCGTCCATACAGC GCAGAGCCAGACGACTATTTACATATCCCTGATAAGAACCCAAACGCGCGGTCCAGGCATCCGACGTGGCGTGGCTGTATCAACGTATTGACCCTGCTTTTGATTGCCTGTGCACTGATCATGCTGTTTGCTGGATACCCGATCATTGCGAATATCGACAAGCTCTATGGGCGCACCAATGTCAATGGAAAGCAGCAAGTCAAAGCGGatgtgcagcagctgccTGTCCGCCAGTTGATTGACACTGACACGCCTACGGAGGCAAAGACACGTACCAGTGAAACCTCCAATGCCAAGTACGAGCTTGTTTTTTCCGATGAGTTCAACCAAGCCGGACGTACCTTTTGGCCTGGTGACGATCCTTTCTGGGAGGCAGGCAACTTTTGGTACGGCGCCACGTTTGATTATGAGTGGTACACTCCAGAGGCCATTGTCACTACCACTGAGCCGAAGAGCGGTGCTGGTGTACTGGAGATCACGCTTGACCAAGAGATTGAGCATGGCCAGTTCTTCCGCTCGGGTATGCTTCAGTCGTGGAACAAGTTTTGCTTCCAGGGTGGATATATCGAGACGAGGGTTATGTTCCCTGGTGGACCGCTCACCAAGGGCTACTGGCCCGGTTTCTGGCTGATGGGCAACCTCGGCCGCCCTGGCTTCCCTGCGTCTAACGACGGTATGTGGCCGTACGTGTACGAAGAGTGTGACGTGGGCATCATGCCAAACCAAACCGAACAAGGTGGCAAGAGTCCTCAGGGCGCGGTGAACGGTGGCAATAACAACCAACGTATCTCGATTTTGCCTGGAATGCGCTTGTCGTCGTGCACTTGCCCCGGTGAAGACCACCCTGGACCGAGCAACAAGGTTGCTCGTATGGCTCCCGAGATTGATATTTTGGAATTGCAAGTCGACGTGAATAAGGGGGGATCGTACGCTTCCCAGTCCTTCCAGATGGCGCCCTTTGACTACAAATACGACTGGAACGCGAACAAATCGTCGTACCACATATTTAACTCAAAGATCACGGATGAGAATACGTACAAGGGTGGCAACCTGCAAGAGGCCGTGTCTTGTGTGACCAGGGTGCCCGATGAAGCCTTTGAAGAGGCCGAAGCGGCCACGTTCACCACAATGGGAATGGAATACGTGCCCGACTTTGACAACACGGGACAAGGTTACATCACCTTCTATGTCAATGGAACGCGCTCGTGGACTATTCTCTCGGGTGTGTTGGACCCGGATGGTCCGACCGACATTGGCAACCGTATCTTCCCCAAGGAGCCGATGTCGATTATTATGAATCTGGGTATTGCCGATGGTTTCCAGCAAGTCA GTTGGAGCGGCAAGAACAAGGTGGATTTCCCTGCCAAGATGAGGTTTGACTATGTG CGCGTCTACCAGCCGCAAGGCACGGATCCCAGCCGCATGTCGTGTGATCCCCCGGACTACCCTACCAAGGACTATATTAACCGCCACAAAGACCTCTATTACAACAACAATCTCACCTATTACACCAACGGATCTGTGAATAACAAGCAGAACACCTGGCCCATGAACAAGATGACGGGCGGGTGTTAG
- a CDS encoding uncharacterized protein (EggNog:ENOG503NUWF; COG:G) → MLFAGYPIIANIDKLYGRTNVNGKQQVEENVDQLPVRHLIDTDTPAEAKTRTSETSNAKYELVFSDEFNLPGRTFWPGDDPFWEAGNFWYGATFDYEWYTPEAIVTAHDPLINSGVLQITLEEEIEHGQFFRSGMLQSWNKFCFQGGYIETSVLFPGESMTQGYWPGFWLMGNLGRPGFPASNDGMWPYVYEECDVGIMPNQTEEGGKSPSSALKGSTDNKQISVLPGMRLPSFDILELQMVSNKSVRITGMAYLTLDFDGDLKFDYIRVYQPEGTPDKRRSCDPPDYPTKAYIDRHQDLYYNNNLTRYWNGSTHGKQNVWPKNKYKDGC, encoded by the exons ATGTTGTTTGCTGGATATCCCATCATTGCGAATATCGACAAGCTCTATGGTCGTACCAATGTAAATGGCAAGCAACAAGTCGAAGAAAACGTCGATCAGCTACCTGTCCGCCATTTGATTGACACTGACACACCTGCGGAGGCAAAGACACGTACCAGTGAAACCTCCAATGCCAAGTACGAGCTTGTCTTTTCCGACGAGTTTAACCTTCCGGGACGTACCTTCTGGCCTGGTGACGATCCTTTCTGGGAGGCAGGCAACTTTTGGTACGGTGCTACGTTCGACTATGAATGGTACACACCCGAGGCTATTGTTACGGCGCATGATCCATTGATTAACAGTGGTGTCCTTCAGATCACACTTGAAGAAGAGATCGAACATGGCCAGTTTTTCCGATCTGGTATGCTCCAGTCGTGGAACAAGTTTTGTTTCCAAGGTGGTTACATTGAGACTTCTGTCCTGTTCCCTGGTGAATCAATGACGCAGGGATACTGGCCGGGCTTCTGGCTGATGGGCAATCTTGGTCGCCCTGGTTTCCCTGCGTCCAATGACGGCATGTGGCCATACGTGTACGAAGAGTGTGATGTCGGTATTATGCCGAATCAGACTGAGGAGGGTGGCAAAAGCCCTTCTTCGGCACTCAAGGGCAGTACCGACAATAAGCAGATCTCAGTCCTGCCCGGAATGCGCCTCCCTTCAT TCGATATTCTCGAGCTGCAA ATGGTTTCCAACAAGTCCGTACGTATCACTGGTATGGCCTATCTCACACTAGACTTCGACGGCGATTTGAAG TTTGACTATATT CGCGTCTACCAGCCTGAAGGCACGCCTGACAAGCGCAGGTCGTGCGATCCCCCTGACTACCCTACCAAAGCATACATTGATCGCCACCAAGACTTGTATTACAACAACAATCTGACACGATACTGGAACGGCTCGACGCACGGCAAGCAAAACGTCTGGCCCAAGAATAAGTACAAGGACGGGTGCTGA